From Streptomyces sp. NBC_01754, a single genomic window includes:
- a CDS encoding MFS transporter, with amino-acid sequence MSALEPRDADVTVPVVDTTAPPTEGVLGRTYRALSIGIVSVVLLIAFEATAVGTAMPVAARELHGIPLYAFAFSAYFTTSLFAMVLSGQWADRSGPLAPLASGIGAFGVGLLLSGTASSMWMFILGRAVQGIGGGLVIVALYVVISRAYPERIRPSIMAAFSAAWIVPSVVGPLASGTVTEHLGWRWVFVGIPVLILMPLGLALPAIRRMAAGPADTAAEAEPFDRRRIRLALGISLGAGLLQYAGQDLRWLSLLPAAVGAALLVPAVRGLLPRGTMRAARGLPAVILLRGVAAGSFIAAESFVPLMLVTQRGMSPTMAGLSLAVGGLTWALGSYVLARPRLEPHRQPLMVGGMVLVALAIATAPTVLIESVPVWTVAAAWGVGCFGMGMVIASTSVLLLKLSAPKEAGANSAALQISDGLANVLLLAGGGAAFAALGGGAVGASVHGPAGSATTGSHPAAFAAVFLPMAAVALVGAWVASRVRAR; translated from the coding sequence ATGAGCGCCCTCGAACCCCGTGACGCCGATGTCACCGTCCCCGTCGTCGACACCACCGCCCCACCGACCGAGGGCGTGCTCGGCCGCACCTACCGGGCGCTCAGCATCGGCATCGTCTCCGTCGTGCTGCTCATCGCCTTCGAGGCCACCGCCGTCGGCACGGCGATGCCGGTGGCGGCCCGCGAACTGCACGGCATCCCGCTCTACGCGTTCGCCTTCTCCGCCTACTTCACCACCAGCCTCTTCGCGATGGTGCTCTCCGGGCAGTGGGCCGACCGGAGCGGGCCGCTCGCACCGCTCGCCTCCGGGATCGGGGCGTTCGGCGTCGGACTGCTGCTCTCCGGCACGGCGAGCAGCATGTGGATGTTCATCCTGGGCCGGGCCGTCCAGGGCATCGGCGGCGGCCTGGTCATCGTGGCGCTGTACGTCGTCATCAGCCGGGCTTATCCGGAGCGGATCAGGCCCTCCATCATGGCCGCGTTCTCGGCGGCCTGGATCGTCCCGTCCGTCGTCGGGCCCCTCGCCTCGGGAACCGTCACCGAGCACCTCGGCTGGCGCTGGGTCTTCGTCGGCATCCCGGTGCTCATCCTCATGCCGCTCGGTCTCGCGCTGCCCGCCATCCGGCGGATGGCGGCCGGGCCGGCCGACACGGCGGCGGAGGCGGAACCCTTCGACCGGCGGCGCATCCGGCTGGCCCTGGGCATCTCGCTGGGTGCGGGGCTGCTCCAGTACGCCGGACAGGACCTGCGGTGGCTCTCCCTGCTGCCCGCCGCGGTCGGTGCCGCGCTCCTTGTGCCCGCCGTCCGAGGGCTGCTGCCCCGGGGGACGATGCGGGCCGCCCGGGGGCTGCCCGCGGTGATCCTGCTGCGCGGCGTGGCGGCGGGGTCGTTCATCGCCGCCGAGTCGTTCGTACCGCTGATGCTGGTGACCCAGCGGGGGATGTCCCCGACGATGGCGGGACTGTCGCTGGCCGTCGGCGGCCTGACCTGGGCGCTCGGCTCGTACGTCCTGGCCCGGCCGCGTCTGGAGCCGCACCGGCAGCCCCTGATGGTGGGCGGCATGGTGCTGGTGGCGCTGGCGATCGCCACCGCACCGACGGTCCTGATCGAGTCGGTACCGGTGTGGACGGTGGCCGCGGCCTGGGGCGTCGGATGCTTCGGCATGGGCATGGTGATCGCCTCGACGAGCGTGCTGCTGCTGAAGCTGTCGGCCCCGAAGGAGGCGGGGGCCAACTCCGCCGCGCTCCAGATCTCGGACGGACTCGCCAACGTCCTGCTGCTCGCCGGGGGCGGAGCGGCGTTCGCCGCGCTCGGCGGGGGCGCGGTGGGCGCGTCCGTACACGGCCCGGCGGGCAGCGCGACCACCGGTTCGCACCCGGCGGCGTTCGCCGCGGTCTTCCTGCCGATGGCGGCCGTGGCCCTGGTGGGGGCGTGGGTGGCGAGCCGGGTGCGGGCCCGGTAG
- a CDS encoding transposase, with the protein MASRTPCSNRAVRCWHEKTWSKIRAKAKKDGGEILFADQVTGRTWGEKGKTPVLRRSRNRFSVHARSAISTKGRMDFMVFAESLTAEVTCRFLDQLAGHFDHEIHLVVDGHSAPARRRSATGSPPIRRRRAALPPRLLARAEPDELLNADFKRSLPKQHQARDQAELVADTRRFFRRRQR; encoded by the coding sequence GTGGCCAGTCGTACTCCTTGCTCGAACCGGGCTGTCCGGTGCTGGCATGAGAAGACCTGGTCGAAGATCCGTGCGAAAGCGAAGAAGGACGGCGGCGAGATCCTGTTCGCCGACCAGGTCACCGGCCGTACCTGGGGCGAAAAGGGCAAGACTCCGGTCCTGCGACGGAGCAGGAACCGGTTCTCGGTCCATGCCAGGTCGGCGATCAGTACCAAGGGGCGGATGGACTTCATGGTCTTCGCCGAGAGTCTCACCGCCGAGGTGACGTGCCGCTTCCTCGACCAGCTCGCCGGTCACTTCGACCACGAGATCCACCTCGTGGTCGACGGACACTCCGCCCCCGCTCGAAGAAGGTCCGCGACTGGCTCGCCGCCCATCCGACGACGTCGAGCTGCACTTCCTCCCCGCCTACTCGCCCGAGCTGAACCTGACGAACTGCTCAACGCCGATTTTAAGCGCAGCCTGCCCAAACAGCACCAGGCCCGGGACCAAGCCGAACTCGTCGCCGACACCCGTCGGTTCTTTCGCAGACGCCAGCGATAG
- a CDS encoding double zinc ribbon domain-containing protein, with protein sequence MADEIYFSNNYSDLSQQHGTGAGFQFEFRCSRCSDTWRSQFEPFRSGQAAGWIGKGANAAWSLLGGNANTIGNAADGLAGATWGGARDTAFQRAITNAQGHFNRCSRCTSYVCGRCWNVELGLCMQCAPDTAAEAEAARRRGMNASVADRAYSAGQNAGNNYAVGAPRQLVCPQCRAETHGGAYCPGCGHHLAQNPQCASCSATVPQGAAFCPGCGTRQ encoded by the coding sequence ATGGCCGACGAAATCTACTTCAGCAACAACTACAGCGACCTGTCGCAGCAGCACGGCACCGGCGCGGGTTTCCAGTTCGAGTTCCGGTGTTCACGCTGTTCGGACACCTGGCGCTCGCAGTTCGAACCGTTCAGATCGGGGCAGGCGGCCGGCTGGATCGGTAAGGGTGCCAACGCCGCCTGGAGTCTGCTGGGCGGCAACGCGAACACCATAGGCAACGCGGCGGACGGGCTGGCCGGTGCCACCTGGGGCGGCGCGAGAGACACCGCGTTCCAGCGCGCGATCACCAACGCGCAGGGGCACTTCAACCGGTGTTCCCGCTGCACCTCCTACGTCTGCGGGCGGTGCTGGAACGTGGAGCTGGGCCTCTGCATGCAGTGCGCCCCCGACACCGCCGCCGAGGCGGAGGCGGCCCGGCGGCGCGGCATGAACGCTTCCGTGGCGGATCGCGCCTACTCCGCCGGACAGAACGCCGGGAACAACTACGCCGTGGGCGCACCCAGGCAGTTGGTCTGCCCGCAGTGCCGAGCGGAGACCCACGGTGGCGCCTACTGCCCAGGGTGCGGTCACCACCTCGCCCAGAACCCGCAGTGCGCTTCCTGTAGCGCGACCGTGCCGCAAGGCGCCGCGTTCTGCCCGGGGTGCGGTACGAGGCAGTAG
- a CDS encoding xanthine dehydrogenase family protein molybdopterin-binding subunit, producing the protein MSGDAATATGTTHTTPQPEGGGPGQEPRAHGLGAALPPADARAKTEGTFPYAADLWAEGLLWAALLRSPHPHARILSIDTSAAAAMPGVRAVVTHEDIPGDSAYGRRVVDRPVFAADLVRHHGEAIAAVAADHPDTARLAAAAIAVEYEVLEPVTDPEKAFTAEPLHPDGNLIRHIPLRYGDPDTVGEVVVEGLYRIGRQDPAPIGAEAGLAVPRPDGGVELYTASTDPHTDRDLAAACFGLDPDRVRIVVTGVPGATGDREDPGFQIPLGLLALATGCPVKLTATREESFLGHTHRHPTLLRYRHHADTEGRLVKVEAQILLDAGAYADSSSESLAAAVAFACGPYVVPHAFVEGWAVRTNNPPSGHVRGEGAMQVCAAYEGQMDKLAAKLGIEPADLRLRNALSTGDILPTGQTVTCPAPVAELLSEVRDFPLPPLPKDAPEDDWLLPGGPEGAGEPGAVRRGVGYALGMVHMLGAEGTDEVSTATVRVHDGVATVICAAVETGQGFTTLARQIVQETLGVEEVHVAAVDTDQPPAGPATHGRHTWVSGGAVERAAKMVRTQLLQPLAHQFGMSTELLQIADGKITSYDGVLSTTVTEAMDGKELWATAQCRPHPTEPLDESGQGDAFVGLAFCAVRAVVDVDIELGSVRVVEMAVAQDVGRVLNPSQLATRIEAGVTQGIGAALTENLRTARGLIRHPDLTGYALPTSLDTPDIRIVKLVEERDVVAPFGAKAASAVPVVTSPAAVAAAVRAATGRPVNRLPIRPQSAVAAPKS; encoded by the coding sequence GTGAGCGGCGACGCAGCCACCGCGACCGGCACCACCCACACCACGCCACAGCCCGAGGGCGGGGGCCCCGGCCAGGAGCCGCGCGCCCACGGCCTGGGCGCCGCGCTCCCGCCGGCCGACGCCCGCGCCAAGACCGAGGGCACCTTCCCCTACGCCGCGGACCTGTGGGCCGAGGGGCTGCTCTGGGCGGCGTTGCTGCGTTCCCCGCACCCGCACGCGCGCATCCTGTCGATCGACACCTCTGCCGCGGCCGCGATGCCCGGGGTGCGGGCGGTCGTCACGCACGAGGACATCCCCGGGGACAGCGCGTACGGCCGGCGGGTCGTCGACCGCCCGGTGTTCGCCGCCGATCTGGTACGGCACCACGGCGAGGCCATCGCCGCCGTCGCCGCCGACCACCCCGACACGGCACGGCTGGCGGCTGCCGCGATCGCCGTGGAGTACGAGGTCCTGGAACCGGTCACCGACCCGGAGAAGGCCTTCACCGCCGAACCCCTGCACCCCGACGGCAACCTCATCCGCCACATCCCGCTGCGTTACGGCGACCCGGACACCGTCGGCGAGGTCGTCGTCGAGGGCCTGTACCGCATCGGCCGCCAGGACCCCGCGCCGATCGGCGCGGAGGCCGGCCTCGCCGTGCCGCGTCCCGACGGCGGCGTCGAGCTCTACACGGCGTCCACCGACCCGCACACCGACCGCGACCTGGCCGCCGCCTGCTTCGGCCTGGACCCCGACCGGGTCAGGATCGTCGTGACGGGCGTCCCGGGAGCGACCGGGGACCGCGAGGACCCGGGCTTCCAGATCCCGCTCGGCCTGCTCGCCCTGGCCACCGGCTGCCCCGTCAAACTGACCGCGACGCGCGAGGAGTCCTTCCTCGGCCACACCCACCGCCATCCCACCCTGCTGCGCTACCGCCACCACGCGGACACCGAGGGCCGGCTGGTCAAGGTCGAGGCGCAGATCCTCCTCGACGCGGGCGCGTACGCCGACTCCTCCTCCGAATCCCTGGCCGCCGCGGTGGCGTTCGCCTGCGGGCCGTACGTCGTCCCGCACGCGTTCGTCGAGGGCTGGGCCGTGCGTACGAACAACCCGCCCTCCGGTCACGTACGTGGTGAGGGCGCGATGCAGGTCTGCGCGGCGTACGAGGGCCAGATGGACAAGCTCGCCGCGAAACTCGGTATCGAACCGGCCGACCTCCGCCTCCGCAACGCCCTGTCCACCGGCGACATACTGCCCACCGGCCAGACGGTGACCTGCCCCGCCCCGGTGGCCGAACTCCTGAGCGAGGTAAGGGACTTCCCGCTCCCCCCGCTGCCGAAGGACGCTCCGGAGGACGACTGGCTGCTCCCGGGCGGCCCGGAGGGCGCCGGTGAGCCCGGAGCCGTACGCCGGGGCGTCGGCTACGCGCTCGGCATGGTCCACATGCTCGGCGCCGAGGGCACGGACGAGGTCTCCACGGCCACCGTCCGGGTCCACGACGGGGTCGCCACGGTGATCTGCGCGGCCGTCGAGACCGGCCAGGGCTTCACGACGCTGGCCCGCCAGATCGTCCAGGAGACCCTCGGGGTCGAAGAGGTCCACGTGGCGGCGGTGGACACCGACCAGCCCCCCGCGGGGCCCGCCACGCACGGCCGCCACACCTGGGTCTCGGGCGGCGCGGTGGAACGCGCGGCCAAGATGGTCCGCACCCAGCTCCTCCAGCCCCTGGCCCACCAGTTCGGCATGTCCACGGAGCTGCTCCAGATCGCGGACGGCAAGATCACCTCGTACGACGGTGTGCTGTCCACGACGGTCACCGAGGCGATGGACGGCAAGGAACTCTGGGCCACGGCCCAGTGCCGCCCGCACCCGACCGAGCCGCTGGACGAGTCGGGCCAGGGGGACGCGTTCGTCGGCCTGGCGTTCTGCGCGGTACGGGCGGTGGTCGACGTCGACATCGAGCTCGGCTCGGTCCGGGTGGTCGAGATGGCCGTCGCCCAGGACGTCGGCCGTGTCCTCAACCCGTCCCAACTGGCGACCCGCATCGAGGCGGGCGTCACCCAGGGCATCGGCGCCGCCCTCACGGAGAACCTCCGTACGGCCCGCGGTCTGATCCGCCACCCGGACCTCACCGGATACGCGCTTCCCACGTCCCTGGACACCCCGGACATCCGCATCGTCAAACTGGTGGAGGAGCGCGACGTGGTGGCCCCCTTCGGCGCCAAGGCGGCCTCGGCGGTCCCGGTGGTGACGTCACCGGCGGCGGTGGCGGCGGCGGTCCGCGCGGCCACGGGCCGCCCGGTCAACCGCCTCCCGATCCGCCCCCAGTCTGCGGTGGCCGCCCCCAAGTCGTAG
- a CDS encoding 2Fe-2S iron-sulfur cluster-binding protein, whose protein sequence is MSNEENNPGQRHGQPDPYAGWQPTPQSGEYDAEATAFVHLDPDDLAGLGGDPLAAPGHGYVPPMILPLTPAAGLDPSATGSWVVRTQSRRERAAESEEAPGTSGAPEAVHWPDPNEREPYERQHYPDTYPHTYPDGSPGYEQTSSTTAQWNFTDSLPEAGPAGHPAPADQPPPAGSAQPMGHIGPMGHAEPTGHSESLGHTEPVSHTESSGHAESTGPTEPSGHPGFSGSTEFSDHSGQWTVRGTDGGLPEGTGEFAASELASSWYASTPPATLPGGAPAPWAEQSQEAPDQPRSAPVTPEPRTGLPGEHTGHAPQTDPPEQTGHAGPPAQTDEPAEAPREPREPQEAGEPQEAFAAPGAPALSEAPEASPVAEAPVSEESGAAGEPHGAGLSAEAPAPEQGPVRPTPVPAVEEPAADPVPDPATDPDANVAQDPSPDSAVAPLLVEPRAPEVSEAPAPADVPSAHPSATYALHVNGVDRPVSDAWIGESLLYVLRERLGLAGAKDGCSQGECGACNVQVDGRLVASCLVPAATTAGSEIRTVEGLAVDGEPSDIQRALAACGAVQCGFCIPGMAMTVHDLLEGNHAPSELETRQALCGNLCRCSGYRGVLDAVREVVEGRDTADPDDEEPRVPHQAPPGAGGVQPHEHEGDAR, encoded by the coding sequence GTGAGCAATGAGGAGAACAACCCCGGGCAGCGGCACGGGCAGCCCGACCCCTACGCCGGCTGGCAGCCGACGCCGCAGAGCGGTGAGTACGACGCCGAGGCGACCGCCTTCGTCCACCTGGACCCGGACGACCTCGCCGGCCTCGGGGGCGACCCGCTGGCCGCGCCCGGGCACGGGTACGTGCCACCGATGATCCTGCCGCTGACCCCGGCGGCCGGTCTGGACCCGTCGGCCACGGGCAGCTGGGTCGTGCGGACGCAGAGCCGGCGCGAGCGGGCCGCGGAGAGCGAGGAGGCTCCGGGCACGTCCGGCGCCCCGGAAGCGGTGCACTGGCCGGACCCCAACGAGCGGGAACCGTACGAGCGGCAGCACTACCCGGACACCTATCCGCACACCTACCCGGACGGCTCGCCCGGATACGAGCAGACCTCGTCCACGACGGCCCAGTGGAACTTCACCGATTCCCTCCCGGAGGCGGGCCCCGCCGGGCACCCCGCCCCGGCCGACCAGCCGCCGCCGGCCGGCTCCGCCCAACCCATGGGACACATCGGGCCGATGGGCCACGCCGAACCCACGGGACACAGCGAATCCCTGGGCCACACCGAGCCCGTGAGCCACACCGAGTCCTCCGGCCACGCGGAGTCCACGGGGCCCACCGAGCCCTCCGGGCACCCCGGGTTCTCCGGGAGCACCGAGTTCTCCGACCACTCGGGGCAGTGGACGGTCCGGGGTACGGACGGTGGTCTCCCGGAGGGGACCGGCGAGTTCGCCGCCTCGGAGCTCGCCTCCTCGTGGTACGCGAGCACGCCCCCGGCGACGCTGCCGGGCGGCGCGCCGGCGCCCTGGGCGGAGCAGTCCCAGGAGGCGCCGGACCAGCCGCGGAGCGCACCGGTCACCCCGGAGCCGCGCACCGGCCTCCCGGGCGAGCACACCGGGCACGCCCCGCAGACGGACCCGCCGGAGCAGACCGGACACGCCGGACCGCCGGCCCAGACGGACGAGCCCGCAGAAGCACCCAGGGAGCCCCGGGAGCCCCAGGAGGCCGGGGAGCCCCAGGAGGCCTTCGCCGCTCCCGGCGCCCCCGCGCTGTCCGAGGCCCCGGAGGCGTCCCCGGTGGCCGAGGCCCCGGTGTCCGAGGAATCCGGAGCCGCCGGGGAACCGCACGGCGCCGGGCTTTCCGCCGAGGCGCCCGCCCCGGAACAGGGCCCCGTCCGGCCGACGCCGGTGCCCGCGGTGGAGGAGCCCGCCGCAGACCCGGTGCCGGACCCGGCGACGGACCCCGACGCGAACGTGGCCCAGGACCCGTCTCCCGACTCCGCCGTCGCACCCCTCCTCGTGGAACCGCGGGCCCCCGAGGTCTCAGAGGCCCCCGCTCCGGCCGACGTGCCCAGTGCGCACCCCTCCGCCACGTACGCCCTCCACGTGAACGGCGTGGACCGCCCCGTCAGCGACGCCTGGATCGGCGAGTCGCTGCTGTACGTGCTCCGCGAACGCCTCGGCCTCGCGGGCGCCAAGGACGGCTGCTCGCAGGGTGAGTGCGGTGCCTGCAACGTCCAGGTGGACGGCCGTCTGGTGGCCTCGTGCCTGGTGCCCGCCGCGACCACGGCGGGCAGCGAGATCCGCACGGTCGAGGGTCTGGCGGTGGACGGGGAACCCTCGGACATCCAGCGCGCCCTGGCCGCGTGCGGGGCCGTCCAGTGCGGTTTCTGCATCCCCGGGATGGCCATGACCGTCCACGACCTGCTGGAGGGCAACCACGCCCCCAGCGAACTGGAGACACGGCAGGCCCTCTGCGGCAACCTCTGCCGCTGCTCCGGCTACCGGGGCGTACTCGACGCCGTACGCGAGGTCGTCGAGGGCAGGGACACCGCCGACCCGGACGACGAGGAACCCCGCGTCCCGCACCAGGCGCCGCCCGGTGCCGGCGGTGTCCAGCCCCACGAGCACGAGGGAGACGCCCGGTGA
- a CDS encoding FAD binding domain-containing protein, giving the protein MTTHAPQATQPVTLPASLDEAVAALGAMPAAVPVAGGTDLMAAVNKGLLRPSGLVGLGRISELRGWRYQDGHALLGAGLTHARMGRPDFAALIPALAASARAAGPPQIRNAGTLGGNIATAAPTGDTLPVLAALEAELVIAAPGGARREIPVSHLLAGREMLEPAELIGFVRVPLLHAPQVFLKATGRTGPGRATASVAVVLDPARRGVRCAVGAIAPMPLRPLEAEHWIASLIDWDGERGLAPDALAAFGEYVAAACVPDQAPPGDGGEAPPLSPAVLHLRRTVAALARRALGRALS; this is encoded by the coding sequence TTGACCACGCACGCACCGCAGGCGACGCAGCCGGTGACGCTGCCGGCCTCGCTCGACGAGGCCGTGGCGGCACTCGGCGCCATGCCCGCCGCCGTCCCCGTGGCAGGGGGCACCGACCTCATGGCGGCCGTCAACAAGGGCCTGCTGCGGCCCTCGGGGCTGGTCGGCCTCGGACGGATCAGCGAGCTGCGCGGCTGGCGCTACCAGGACGGCCACGCCCTGCTGGGGGCGGGGCTCACGCACGCGCGCATGGGGCGGCCGGACTTCGCGGCCCTGATCCCCGCGCTGGCCGCCTCCGCGCGCGCCGCGGGCCCGCCGCAGATCCGTAACGCCGGGACCCTCGGAGGCAACATCGCCACCGCGGCCCCGACCGGCGACACACTGCCCGTGCTGGCCGCCCTGGAGGCCGAACTCGTCATCGCGGCGCCCGGGGGCGCCCGCCGGGAGATCCCCGTCTCCCATCTGCTGGCCGGCCGCGAGATGCTGGAGCCCGCGGAGCTGATCGGCTTCGTCCGCGTACCGCTGCTGCACGCCCCCCAGGTCTTCCTCAAGGCGACCGGGCGCACCGGGCCGGGACGTGCCACCGCCTCGGTCGCCGTCGTCCTGGACCCGGCCCGGCGCGGGGTGCGCTGCGCGGTCGGCGCGATCGCGCCCATGCCGCTGCGCCCCCTGGAGGCCGAGCACTGGATCGCCTCCCTGATCGACTGGGACGGTGAACGGGGCCTGGCCCCCGACGCGCTGGCCGCCTTCGGCGAGTACGTCGCCGCGGCCTGCGTCCCGGACCAGGCACCACCGGGCGACGGGGGAGAGGCGCCACCGCTGTCCCCCGCCGTCCTCCACCTGCGGCGTACGGTCGCCGCGCTGGCCCGGCGCGCGCTGGGGAGGGCACTGTCGTGA
- a CDS encoding beta-N-acetylhexosaminidase, which yields MDNLVPAPVSIGATAQGDGFLPDRFTTLGAGPGTETAERWLRSALGAAFGLPLCPAHPGGEDAANSVELLVDPTLGPEAYRLVVAPGTGVRITGGDSAGVFWGAQTFRQLLGPEAFRRAPVGPGPRQAVPFLEIQDAPRFAWRGMMLDVARHFMRKDDVLRYLDLLAAHKLNVFHFHLTDDQGWRIEIKRHPRLTETASWRARSKYGHRASELWDETPHGGFYTQDDIREIVAYAAERHIRVVPEIDIPGHSQAAISAYPELGNTDVIDTTALSVWDTWGINPNVLAPTDTTLRFFEEVFEEVLDLFPAATSPFIHIGGDECPKDQWKASPAAQARIAELGLRDEDELQSWFIRHFDTWLTARGRRLIGWDEILEGGLAEGAAISSWRGYAGGVAAAEAGHDVVMCPEQQVYLDHRQDGGADEPMPIGYVRTLEDVYRFEPVPPELSEEAARHVIGTQANVWTEVMQNRARVDYQVFPRLAALAEVAWSPLPAPGERDFAGFERRMGAHYARLDALGVDYRRPGGPLPWQRRPGILGRPIEGPPPHV from the coding sequence ATGGACAACCTTGTTCCGGCGCCCGTGAGCATCGGCGCCACCGCGCAAGGGGACGGATTCCTCCCGGACCGCTTCACCACCCTCGGCGCGGGACCCGGCACCGAGACGGCCGAGCGGTGGCTCCGGTCCGCACTCGGCGCCGCCTTCGGGCTGCCCCTGTGCCCCGCACACCCGGGCGGCGAGGACGCGGCCAACTCCGTGGAACTGCTGGTGGACCCCACGCTCGGGCCCGAGGCCTACCGGCTCGTCGTCGCCCCCGGGACGGGCGTGCGGATCACCGGAGGTGACTCCGCCGGGGTGTTCTGGGGTGCGCAGACCTTCCGCCAGCTCCTGGGACCCGAGGCGTTCCGGCGGGCGCCCGTCGGCCCCGGCCCGCGCCAGGCCGTCCCCTTCCTGGAGATCCAGGACGCCCCGCGCTTCGCCTGGCGCGGCATGATGCTCGACGTGGCACGGCACTTCATGCGCAAGGACGACGTGCTGCGCTATCTCGACCTGCTCGCCGCCCACAAACTGAACGTCTTCCACTTCCACCTCACCGACGACCAGGGCTGGCGCATCGAGATCAAGCGCCACCCCCGGCTCACCGAGACGGCCTCCTGGCGCGCCCGCAGCAAATACGGCCACCGCGCCTCCGAACTCTGGGACGAGACCCCGCACGGCGGCTTCTACACCCAGGACGACATCCGCGAAATCGTCGCCTACGCCGCCGAGCGGCATATCCGGGTCGTCCCCGAAATCGACATCCCGGGCCACTCGCAGGCGGCGATCAGCGCGTATCCCGAACTCGGCAACACCGATGTCATCGACACCACCGCCCTTTCCGTGTGGGACACCTGGGGAATCAATCCCAACGTACTCGCCCCCACCGACACCACCCTCCGTTTCTTCGAAGAGGTCTTCGAAGAGGTGCTGGACCTCTTTCCCGCCGCCACCTCGCCGTTCATCCATATCGGTGGAGACGAATGCCCCAAGGACCAGTGGAAGGCGTCACCGGCCGCGCAGGCCCGGATCGCCGAACTCGGTCTGCGTGACGAGGACGAACTCCAGTCCTGGTTCATCCGGCACTTCGACACCTGGCTCACCGCCCGGGGGCGGCGCCTCATCGGCTGGGACGAGATCCTGGAGGGCGGGCTCGCCGAAGGGGCCGCGATCTCCTCGTGGCGCGGTTACGCGGGCGGCGTCGCCGCCGCCGAGGCGGGACACGACGTCGTGATGTGCCCGGAGCAGCAGGTGTACCTGGACCACCGCCAGGACGGCGGCGCCGACGAGCCGATGCCCATCGGATACGTCCGCACCCTGGAGGACGTCTACCGCTTCGAACCCGTCCCCCCGGAGCTCTCCGAAGAGGCGGCCCGGCACGTCATCGGCACCCAGGCCAACGTCTGGACCGAGGTCATGCAGAACCGGGCCCGGGTCGACTACCAGGTCTTCCCGCGCCTCGCCGCCCTCGCCGAGGTCGCCTGGTCGCCGCTCCCGGCCCCCGGCGAGCGGGACTTCGCCGGGTTCGAGCGCCGGATGGGCGCGCACTACGCGCGCCTCGACGCCCTGGGCGTCGACTACCGCCGTCCCGGGGGGCCGCTCCCGTGGCAACGACGGCCCGGCATCCTGGGTCGCCCGATCGAGGGACCGCCTCCGCACGTCTGA
- a CDS encoding carbohydrate ABC transporter permease, translating into MSTRTLLRVRRPGRLAAEAAALLIAAAVAFPLYWMVLSAFKPAGEIQSTEARPWTLAPSLDSFRRVFEQQDFGRYFLNSLIVAGTVVIASALIAFLAATAVTRFRFKFRTTLLIMFLVAQMVPVEALTIPLFFLMRDFGQLNTLGSLILPHLAFSLPFAIWMLRGFVKAVPEALEEAAYIDGASRTRFLWQILFPLVFPGLVATSVFSFISTWNDFLFAKSFIISDTSQSTLPMALLVFFKPDENDWGGIMAASTVMTIPVLVFFVLVQRRLVSGLGGAVKD; encoded by the coding sequence GTGAGCACACGCACGCTTCTGCGCGTCCGCCGGCCCGGCAGGCTGGCGGCCGAGGCGGCCGCACTCCTCATCGCCGCCGCCGTCGCCTTCCCGCTGTACTGGATGGTGCTCTCCGCGTTCAAACCGGCCGGGGAGATCCAGTCCACCGAGGCCCGCCCCTGGACCCTGGCCCCGTCACTCGACTCGTTCCGCCGGGTCTTCGAACAACAGGACTTCGGGCGCTACTTCCTCAACAGCCTGATCGTCGCCGGAACCGTCGTCATCGCCTCCGCGCTGATCGCGTTCCTCGCGGCGACGGCCGTGACCCGGTTCCGCTTCAAGTTCCGCACCACGCTGCTGATCATGTTCCTGGTGGCCCAGATGGTGCCCGTCGAGGCACTGACCATCCCGCTGTTCTTCCTCATGCGGGACTTCGGCCAGCTGAACACCCTGGGATCACTGATCCTGCCCCATCTGGCCTTCTCGCTGCCGTTCGCCATCTGGATGCTGCGCGGCTTCGTCAAGGCCGTCCCGGAGGCGCTGGAGGAGGCCGCCTACATCGACGGGGCGAGCCGCACCCGGTTCCTGTGGCAGATCCTCTTCCCGCTGGTCTTCCCCGGACTCGTGGCGACCAGTGTCTTCTCCTTCATCTCGACCTGGAACGACTTCCTCTTCGCCAAGTCGTTCATCATCAGCGACACCTCCCAGTCGACGCTTCCCATGGCGCTGCTGGTCTTCTTCAAACCCGACGAGAACGACTGGGGAGGGATCATGGCAGCCTCGACGGTGATGACCATTCCCGTACTGGTCTTCTTCGTACTCGTACAGCGCCGTCTGGTCTCCGGACTGGGCGGAGCGGTAAAGGACTGA